A single Pseudomonas sp. MM223 DNA region contains:
- the rlmH gene encoding Ribosomal RNA large subunit methyltransferase H (*Name rlmH): MRLRLIAVGSRMPKWVEEGWHEYAKRLPAELSLELVEIPLNTRGKNADVARLIRQEGEAMLSKVQPGERIVTLEVHGKPWSTEQLATELDRWRLDARTVNLMVGGPEGLAPEVCARAEQRWSLSPLTLPHPLVRILIGEQIYRAWTVLSGHPYHK, encoded by the coding sequence GTGCGTCTGCGCCTGATCGCGGTCGGCTCGCGCATGCCGAAGTGGGTTGAGGAAGGCTGGCATGAATATGCCAAGCGCCTGCCCGCCGAGCTGTCGCTGGAGCTGGTGGAAATCCCGCTGAACACCCGTGGCAAGAATGCCGACGTCGCCCGCCTGATCCGTCAGGAGGGCGAAGCCATGCTGAGCAAGGTTCAGCCAGGGGAACGCATTGTCACCCTCGAGGTCCATGGCAAGCCTTGGAGTACCGAGCAGCTGGCGACCGAGCTGGACCGCTGGCGCCTGGATGCGCGTACGGTGAATTTGATGGTGGGCGGCCCGGAAGGCCTGGCGCCTGAGGTTTGTGCGCGCGCCGAGCAACGCTGGTCGCTGTCGCCGCTGACCCTGCCGCACCCGTTGGTAAGGATACTCATCGGCGAGCAGATCTACCGCGCCTGGACCGTGTTGTCCGGGCACCCTTACCACAAATGA
- the rsfS gene encoding Ribosomal silencing factor RsfS (*Name rsfS), whose amino-acid sequence MTKQKIYGEELVAVTKAALEDVKAQDIQVIDVREKHSLTDYMIIATGTSNRQINAMAEKVREAVKAKGAQPLGEEGKGDSDWVLLDLNDVIVHMMTAAARQFYDLERLWQGAEQSRAADGKHHSPEHVHEYSDKLKDRE is encoded by the coding sequence ATGACCAAGCAGAAAATTTACGGCGAAGAACTGGTCGCAGTGACCAAGGCAGCGCTGGAAGACGTCAAGGCCCAGGACATCCAGGTCATCGACGTGCGTGAAAAGCACAGCCTGACTGATTACATGATCATTGCCACCGGTACCTCCAACCGCCAGATCAACGCCATGGCCGAAAAGGTCCGTGAAGCGGTCAAGGCCAAGGGCGCCCAGCCACTGGGTGAAGAAGGCAAGGGCGACAGCGACTGGGTGTTGCTGGACCTGAACGACGTTATCGTGCACATGATGACCGCCGCTGCCCGCCAGTTCTACGATCTGGAGCGCCTGTGGCAGGGTGCCGAGCAAAGCCGTGCTGCCGATGGCAAGCACCATAGCCCGGAGCATGTCCACGAGTATTCCGACAAGCTCAAAGACCGCGAATAA
- the nadD gene encoding putative nicotinate-nucleotide adenylyltransferase (*Name nadD), with amino-acid sequence MSKAQAARRIGILGGTFDPVHIGHLRSALEVAEFMGLDELRLLPNARPPHRDTPQVAAQDRLAMVREAVQGVACLSVDARELERDKPSYTIDTLESIRAELAGNDQLFLVLGWDAFCGLPGWHRWEELLQHCHILVLQRPDADVEPPDELRNLLAARSESDPAAMSGPAGNISFVWQTPLAVSATQIRQLLASGKSVRFLVPDAVLAYIEAHELYRAPN; translated from the coding sequence TTGAGCAAGGCCCAGGCAGCCCGGCGCATCGGCATTCTAGGCGGCACGTTCGACCCCGTGCACATCGGCCACCTGCGCAGCGCGCTGGAAGTGGCCGAATTCATGGGGCTGGACGAGCTGCGCCTGTTGCCCAACGCCCGGCCGCCGCACCGCGACACCCCGCAGGTGGCCGCGCAGGATCGCCTGGCCATGGTCCGCGAAGCGGTGCAAGGCGTGGCTTGCCTGAGCGTCGATGCCCGCGAGCTGGAACGCGACAAGCCGTCGTACACCATCGATACGCTGGAATCGATCCGCGCCGAACTGGCCGGCAACGATCAGCTGTTCCTGGTGCTGGGCTGGGATGCCTTTTGTGGTTTACCCGGCTGGCACCGCTGGGAAGAATTGCTGCAACACTGTCACATCCTGGTACTGCAACGCCCGGATGCCGACGTAGAACCCCCTGACGAGCTGCGCAACCTGCTGGCTGCGCGCTCGGAGAGCGATCCCGCCGCCATGTCCGGCCCGGCGGGAAATATTTCGTTCGTCTGGCAGACGCCGCTTGCGGTGTCGGCTACACAGATCCGACAGCTGCTGGCCAGCGGCAAATCGGTGAGGTTCCTGGTGCCGGACGCCGTACTGGCCTACATCGAGGCGCACGAACTGTATCGTGCGCCTAACTGA
- the proA gene encoding Gamma-glutamyl phosphate reductase (*Name proA), translated as MTESVLDYMTRLGRAAREASRVIGRASTAQKNRALQAAADALDAARAELTAANELDLAAGRANGLEPALLDRLALSPARIDGMITGLRQVASLPDPVGAIRDMSYRPSGIQVGKMRAPLGVIGIIYESRPNVTIDAASLCLKSGNATILRGGSEAIHSNRAIATCIQRGLAAAGLPAAVVQVVETTDREAVGALISMPQFVDVIVPRGGRGLIERISRDARVPVIKHLDGICHIYVSQHADLDKAWSVAFNAKTYRYGICGAMETLLVDQQVAERFLPEMARRFQEKGVELRGCERTRALIEAKAATEDDWHTEYLDAILSIRVVDGLDQAIEHINHYGSHHTDSIISEHQGEARQFMAEVDSASVMLNTPTCFADGFEYGLGAEIGISTDKLHARGPVGLEGLTCEKYVVIGDGQLRGQGSC; from the coding sequence ATGACTGAGTCCGTTCTTGACTATATGACCCGTTTGGGTCGCGCTGCCCGTGAGGCTTCCCGGGTGATCGGCCGTGCCAGCACCGCGCAGAAAAACCGCGCCCTGCAAGCCGCTGCCGATGCACTGGATGCTGCCCGTGCCGAGCTGACTGCCGCCAACGAGCTGGACCTGGCCGCCGGCCGCGCCAATGGCCTGGAACCGGCACTGCTCGACCGCCTGGCGCTGTCCCCTGCGCGTATCGACGGCATGATCACCGGCCTGCGCCAGGTGGCCAGCCTGCCGGACCCGGTCGGTGCCATCCGCGACATGAGCTACCGCCCATCGGGTATTCAGGTGGGCAAGATGCGCGCGCCGCTGGGGGTGATCGGGATCATCTACGAGTCGCGCCCGAACGTGACCATCGATGCTGCCAGCCTGTGCCTGAAGTCGGGTAACGCGACCATCCTGCGTGGCGGTTCCGAAGCTATCCATTCCAACCGCGCCATCGCCACCTGCATCCAGCGTGGCCTGGCCGCAGCGGGCCTGCCTGCCGCAGTGGTGCAGGTAGTCGAGACCACCGACCGCGAAGCCGTGGGTGCGCTGATCAGCATGCCGCAATTTGTCGACGTCATCGTGCCGCGTGGCGGCCGTGGGCTGATCGAGCGCATCAGCCGCGATGCCCGCGTACCGGTAATCAAGCACCTGGACGGCATCTGCCACATCTATGTCAGCCAGCATGCCGACCTGGACAAGGCGTGGAGCGTGGCCTTCAACGCCAAGACTTACCGGTATGGCATCTGCGGCGCCATGGAAACCCTGCTGGTTGACCAGCAAGTGGCCGAGCGCTTCCTGCCGGAAATGGCCCGCCGCTTCCAGGAGAAGGGCGTGGAACTGCGCGGTTGCGAGCGTACCCGCGCGCTGATCGAGGCCAAAGCGGCCACTGAAGACGACTGGCACACCGAGTACCTGGACGCGATTCTGTCGATCCGCGTCGTCGATGGCCTGGACCAGGCCATCGAGCACATCAACCACTATGGCTCGCACCACACCGACTCGATCATCAGCGAACACCAGGGTGAAGCCCGTCAGTTCATGGCCGAGGTCGACTCGGCGTCGGTCATGCTCAACACCCCGACCTGCTTCGCCGACGGTTTCGAGTACGGCCTGGGCGCGGAAATCGGTATTTCCACCGACAAGCTGCATGCCCGTGGCCCGGTCGGCCTCGAAGGCCTGACCTGCGAAAAATATGTGGTGATCGGCGACGGCCAGCTGCGCGGCCAGGGGTCCTGCTGA
- a CDS encoding Putative 3-methyladenine DNA glycosylase, which yields MPALPDSFFDRDAQTVAKALLGKVIRHRHGDLWLAARIIETEAYYLTDKGSHASLGYTEKRKALFLDGGHIYMYYARGGDSLNFSAHGPGNAVLIKSAYPWQDARSGPNSLAQMQLNNPDASGQLRPDARLCAGQTLLCRALGLKVPHWDAQRFDAERLYVEDCGTVVPRVIQTARLGIPHGRDEHLPYRFVDAEYARFCTRNPLRRGQVEGRDFFILEQGS from the coding sequence ATGCCAGCCCTGCCCGACAGCTTTTTCGACCGTGATGCCCAGACCGTGGCCAAGGCCCTGCTGGGCAAGGTAATCCGCCACCGCCACGGCGACCTGTGGCTGGCCGCGCGCATCATCGAGACCGAAGCCTACTACCTCACCGACAAAGGCAGCCACGCCTCGCTCGGTTACACCGAAAAGCGCAAGGCACTGTTCCTCGATGGTGGGCATATCTACATGTACTACGCCCGCGGCGGCGACTCACTGAACTTCAGCGCCCATGGCCCGGGCAACGCAGTGCTGATCAAGTCTGCCTATCCTTGGCAGGACGCCCGCTCGGGCCCGAACAGCCTGGCGCAGATGCAACTGAACAACCCCGACGCCAGCGGCCAGCTGCGCCCGGATGCACGCCTGTGCGCCGGCCAGACCCTGCTATGCCGGGCCCTTGGCCTGAAAGTACCCCACTGGGACGCCCAGCGCTTCGACGCCGAGCGGCTGTACGTGGAAGATTGCGGCACCGTCGTACCACGGGTGATCCAGACCGCGCGGCTGGGCATCCCGCACGGGCGCGACGAGCACCTGCCCTACCGCTTCGTCGACGCCGAGTACGCCCGTTTCTGCACGCGGAACCCGTTACGTCGCGGCCAAGTCGAAGGCCGTGACTTCTTCATTCTCGAACAAGGAAGCTGA
- the yohK_2 gene encoding Inner membrane protein YohK (*Name yohK_2), translated as MMLDWQGALDAVVHHPLFGIGITLGAYQVVLAAYEKTRWIFLQPVLVSMLLVIGVLLLCGIEYSEYRKSTEIMNILLGPATVALAVPLYLNLRRIRQLFWPTFTTLVIGGLFATLCCLLLGWWFGAEHMILMTMAPKSVTSPIAMLVAEQIGGVAALAAVFVLITGVIGAIFGPALLSRFGVHSPEARGMSLGVTAHAVGTSVALQEGDECGAFAALAMSLMGVATAVFLPLAVSLVA; from the coding sequence ATGATGCTCGACTGGCAAGGCGCGCTGGATGCCGTGGTACACCATCCTTTGTTCGGTATCGGCATCACCCTCGGCGCTTACCAGGTGGTGCTGGCGGCCTACGAGAAAACCCGCTGGATCTTCCTGCAGCCGGTACTGGTGTCGATGTTGCTGGTAATCGGCGTGTTGCTGCTGTGCGGCATCGAATACAGCGAGTACCGCAAGAGCACCGAGATCATGAACATCCTGCTAGGCCCCGCCACCGTGGCGCTGGCCGTGCCGCTCTACCTCAACCTGCGGCGTATCCGGCAGCTGTTCTGGCCCACATTTACTACGCTGGTAATCGGGGGCCTGTTCGCCACGCTCTGCTGCCTGTTGCTAGGCTGGTGGTTCGGTGCAGAACACATGATCCTGATGACCATGGCGCCCAAATCGGTGACCTCGCCAATCGCGATGCTGGTGGCAGAGCAGATTGGCGGTGTGGCGGCTCTGGCGGCTGTGTTCGTACTGATCACCGGGGTGATCGGGGCGATCTTCGGCCCGGCGCTGCTGAGCCGCTTCGGCGTGCACAGCCCAGAGGCGCGCGGCATGTCGCTGGGGGTAACCGCGCATGCGGTGGGTACTTCGGTTGCCCTGCAGGAAGGTGATGAATGCGGCGCTTTTGCCGCACTGGCGATGAGCTTGATGGGGGTAGCCACGGCAGTGTTCCTGCCGCTGGCAGTCAGCCTGGTGGCTTGA
- the cidA_2 gene encoding Holin-like protein CidA (*Name cidA_2): MLLRGLTWLVLFQLLGTAINHLVVPFLPGPIIGLVLLLFFLMARGEVGKPLNEAASSLLRYLPLLLVPPAVGVMVYAKDIAADFWAIVGALLISCLVTLVFVGVLMQKLIHRQGKREEQP; encoded by the coding sequence ATGCTGTTGCGTGGTTTGACCTGGCTGGTGCTGTTCCAGTTGTTGGGGACGGCGATCAACCACTTGGTGGTGCCGTTTCTGCCGGGGCCGATCATCGGCCTGGTACTGCTGTTGTTCTTCCTCATGGCCCGCGGTGAGGTGGGCAAGCCGCTGAACGAGGCGGCCAGCAGCCTGCTACGCTACCTGCCGCTGTTGCTGGTGCCGCCGGCAGTGGGGGTGATGGTATACGCCAAGGACATCGCCGCCGACTTCTGGGCGATTGTCGGCGCCTTGCTGATTTCTTGCCTGGTGACGCTGGTGTTTGTTGGTGTGCTGATGCAAAAGCTCATCCACCGCCAGGGCAAGCGCGAGGAGCAGCCATGA
- a CDS encoding putative enoyl-CoA hydratase 1, translating into MPYVPVTALSQYVGKELGHSAWLKIDQQRINLFAEATGDFQFIHVDPEKAAKTPFGGTIAHGFLTLSLIPKLIEDILVLPEGLKMVVNYGLDSVRFIQPVKVDSQVRLKVDLAEVVEKKPGQWLLKAIATLEIEGEEKPAYIAESLSLCFV; encoded by the coding sequence ATGCCCTATGTACCGGTTACAGCGCTTTCGCAATATGTTGGTAAGGAACTGGGCCACTCCGCCTGGCTGAAAATCGACCAGCAGCGCATCAACCTGTTCGCCGAAGCAACGGGTGATTTCCAATTCATCCATGTTGACCCCGAAAAGGCGGCCAAAACCCCGTTTGGCGGCACGATCGCCCACGGCTTCCTGACACTGTCACTGATCCCCAAGCTGATCGAGGACATCCTGGTCCTGCCAGAAGGGCTGAAGATGGTGGTGAACTATGGGCTGGACAGCGTACGGTTCATCCAGCCAGTCAAGGTTGACAGCCAGGTTCGGCTGAAGGTGGACCTGGCCGAGGTGGTGGAGAAGAAGCCGGGGCAATGGCTGCTCAAGGCGATTGCCACGCTGGAAATTGAAGGTGAAGAGAAGCCTGCTTATATAGCTGAGTCGCTGTCGCTCTGTTTCGTCTGA
- the prmA_1 gene encoding Ribosomal protein L11 methyltransferase (*Name prmA_1): MPWLQVRLAISPEQAETYEDALLEVGAVSVTFMDAEDQPIFEPDLNTTPLWSHTHLLALFEADAEPEQVFAHLRLLTGAGCHSTRPR, translated from the coding sequence ATGCCCTGGCTGCAAGTACGCCTGGCCATCAGCCCGGAACAAGCCGAAACCTACGAAGATGCCCTGCTCGAAGTAGGCGCCGTCTCGGTCACGTTCATGGACGCCGAAGATCAACCGATCTTCGAGCCAGACCTCAACACCACCCCGCTGTGGTCGCACACCCACCTGTTGGCGCTGTTCGAGGCCGACGCCGAGCCCGAGCAGGTATTTGCCCACCTGCGCCTGCTGACCGGCGCGGGCTGCCACAGCACCAGGCCGAGGTGA
- the prmA_2 gene encoding Ribosomal protein L11 methyltransferase (*Name prmA_2) translates to MIEDQDWERSWMDNFQPMRFGRRLWIVPSWHEAPEKDAVNLLLDPGLAFGTGTHPTTALCLEWLDGQQLEGTQVLDFGCGSGILAIASLLLGAREAVGTDIDVQAIEASRDNAQRNGIADEKLALYLPEHMPAMQADVLVANILAGPLVSLAPQLSGLVRPGGLLALSGILAEQGEDVAAAYAADFELDPIVVRDGWVRISGRRR, encoded by the coding sequence GTGATCGAGGACCAGGACTGGGAGCGCAGCTGGATGGACAACTTCCAGCCGATGCGTTTCGGCCGCCGCCTGTGGATCGTGCCAAGCTGGCACGAGGCCCCGGAAAAGGACGCCGTCAACCTGCTGCTGGACCCGGGCCTGGCCTTCGGCACCGGCACCCACCCCACCACGGCCCTGTGCCTGGAATGGCTCGACGGCCAGCAACTCGAAGGCACCCAGGTGCTGGACTTCGGCTGCGGCTCGGGCATCCTGGCCATCGCTTCGCTGCTGCTGGGCGCCCGTGAAGCGGTCGGTACCGACATCGACGTGCAGGCCATCGAGGCTTCGCGCGACAATGCCCAGCGCAACGGCATCGCCGATGAAAAGCTGGCGCTGTACTTGCCCGAGCACATGCCGGCCATGCAGGCCGACGTGCTGGTCGCCAATATCCTTGCTGGCCCGCTGGTATCGCTGGCGCCGCAGCTGTCCGGCCTGGTTCGCCCAGGTGGCCTGCTGGCGCTGTCCGGCATCCTGGCCGAACAGGGCGAGGACGTGGCTGCGGCCTATGCCGCCGACTTCGAGCTGGACCCGATCGTCGTCCGCGACGGCTGGGTGCGCATCAGTGGTCGCCGCCGCTAA
- the dusB gene encoding tRNA-dihydrouridine synthase B (*Name dusB): protein MSAVRIGPYTLRNNLILAPMAGVTDQPFRTLCKRLGAGMVVSEMVSSDMSLWNSRKSSLRRIHEGDPEPRSVQIAGGDAQMMAAAAKANVEAGAQIIDINMGCPAKKVCNKAAGSALLRDEALVSEILHAVVGAVDVPVTLKIRTGWDRANKNGLNVAKIAEQAGIQALAVHGRTRADLYTGEAEYDTIAAIKQAVSIPVFANGDITSPEKARAVLDATGVDGLLIGRAAQGRPWIFREIEHYLRTGEHLPAPQLDEVERILLEHLAALHAFYGDVMGVRIARKHVGWYLATRPGGKEFRSRFNALEDTQAQCANVRAFFSERRQSLETEDGQGVAA, encoded by the coding sequence ATGTCGGCGGTACGCATCGGCCCATACACACTACGTAACAACCTGATCCTCGCGCCCATGGCCGGGGTCACGGACCAGCCTTTCCGTACACTTTGCAAGCGCCTGGGCGCGGGCATGGTGGTGTCGGAGATGGTCTCCAGCGACATGAGCCTGTGGAACAGCCGCAAGTCGAGCCTGCGCCGCATCCATGAAGGTGATCCCGAGCCACGCTCGGTGCAGATCGCCGGCGGTGATGCGCAAATGATGGCTGCGGCAGCAAAGGCCAACGTCGAAGCGGGTGCCCAGATCATCGACATCAACATGGGCTGCCCGGCAAAAAAAGTCTGCAACAAAGCTGCAGGCTCTGCTTTATTGAGAGATGAAGCCTTGGTCAGCGAGATCCTCCACGCCGTGGTCGGCGCTGTGGACGTCCCGGTGACCCTGAAGATCCGCACCGGTTGGGACCGGGCAAACAAGAACGGCCTGAACGTGGCGAAGATCGCCGAACAGGCTGGCATCCAGGCGCTGGCGGTGCATGGCCGCACACGCGCCGACCTGTACACCGGCGAAGCCGAATACGACACCATCGCGGCCATCAAGCAAGCGGTGTCTATCCCGGTCTTTGCCAATGGCGATATCACTTCGCCAGAAAAGGCCCGGGCGGTGCTGGATGCCACCGGGGTCGACGGCCTGTTGATCGGCCGGGCCGCCCAGGGGCGGCCGTGGATCTTTCGCGAGATCGAGCATTACCTGCGCACTGGCGAACACCTGCCAGCGCCGCAACTGGACGAAGTGGAACGCATCCTGCTGGAGCACCTGGCCGCGTTGCATGCCTTTTATGGCGATGTGATGGGCGTACGTATCGCCCGCAAGCACGTTGGCTGGTACCTGGCAACACGACCCGGCGGCAAGGAGTTTCGCTCCCGGTTCAACGCTTTGGAAGACACACAAGCGCAGTGCGCCAACGTTCGCGCGTTTTTCAGCGAACGTCGACAGAGCCTTGAGACAGAGGACGGACAAGGGGTGGCCGCATGA
- the fis gene encoding DNA-binding protein Fis (*Name fis) produces the protein MTMMTENFVSGTTPVSDNANLKQHLNTPSEEGQTLRDSVEKALHNYFAHLEGATVTDVYNLVLSEVEAPLLESVMNYVKGNQTKASEMLGLNRGTLRKKLKQYDLL, from the coding sequence ATGACGATGATGACCGAGAATTTTGTGAGTGGAACAACGCCCGTGAGCGACAACGCCAACCTGAAACAGCACCTCAACACGCCGAGCGAAGAGGGCCAGACCCTTCGCGACAGCGTCGAGAAGGCGCTGCACAACTACTTCGCCCACCTGGAAGGCGCGACCGTGACGGACGTGTACAACCTGGTGCTCTCCGAAGTGGAGGCGCCCCTGCTCGAAAGCGTGATGAACTACGTGAAGGGCAACCAGACCAAGGCCAGCGAGATGCTCGGACTGAACCGAGGCACCCTGCGCAAGAAGCTCAAGCAGTACGACTTGCTGTAA
- the purH gene encoding Bifunctional purine biosynthesis protein PurH (*Name purH) has product MTDQTTRLPVRRALISVSDKTGILEFARELQQLGVEILSTGGTYKLLKDNGVNAVEVADYTGFAEMMDGRVKTLHPKIHGGILGRRGTDDAIMSEHGIKPIDLVAVNLYPFEATISKPGCDLPTAIENIDIGGPTMVRSAAKNHKDVAIVVNASDYTGIVEGLKAGGLTYAQRFDLMLKAFEHTAAYDGMIANYMGTIDQAKETLSTEARSEFPRTFNSQFVKAQEMRYGENPHQSAAFYVEAKKGEASISTAIQLQGKELSFNNVADTDAALECVKSFVKPACVIVKHANPCGVAVVPEDEGGIRKAYDLAYATDTESAFGGIIAFNRELDGETAKAIVERQFVEVIIAPKISQAARDVVAAKQNVRLLECGEWPAERAAGWDFKRVNGGLLVQSRDIGMITADDLKIVTKRAPTEQEVHDLVFAWKVAKFVKSNAIVYAKQRQTIGVGAGQMSRVNSARIAAIKAEHAGLQVQGAVMASDAFFPFRDGIDNAAKVGISAVIQPGGSMRDAEVIAAADEAGIAMVFTGMRHFRH; this is encoded by the coding sequence ATGACCGACCAGACTACCCGCCTGCCAGTCCGCCGCGCCCTGATCAGCGTCTCCGACAAGACCGGTATCCTCGAATTCGCCCGTGAGCTGCAGCAGCTCGGTGTCGAGATCCTGTCCACCGGCGGCACCTACAAGCTGCTCAAGGACAACGGCGTAAACGCGGTGGAAGTGGCCGACTACACCGGCTTCGCCGAAATGATGGATGGCCGGGTCAAGACCCTGCACCCGAAAATCCACGGTGGCATCCTCGGCCGTCGCGGCACCGACGACGCCATCATGAGCGAGCACGGCATCAAGCCGATCGACCTGGTCGCGGTCAACCTGTACCCGTTCGAAGCCACCATTTCCAAGCCAGGCTGTGACTTGCCGACCGCTATCGAGAACATCGACATCGGCGGCCCGACCATGGTCCGTTCGGCAGCCAAAAACCACAAAGACGTCGCCATCGTGGTCAACGCCAGCGACTACACTGGCATCGTCGAAGGCCTCAAGGCCGGCGGCCTGACCTACGCTCAGCGCTTCGACCTGATGCTCAAGGCGTTCGAGCACACCGCCGCCTACGACGGCATGATCGCCAACTACATGGGCACCATCGACCAAGCCAAAGAGACCCTGAGCACTGAAGCGCGCAGCGAATTCCCGCGCACCTTCAACAGCCAGTTCGTCAAGGCCCAGGAAATGCGCTACGGCGAGAACCCGCACCAGAGTGCGGCGTTCTACGTAGAAGCCAAAAAAGGCGAAGCCAGCATTTCCACCGCCATCCAGCTGCAGGGCAAGGAACTGTCGTTCAACAACGTGGCCGACACCGACGCCGCGCTGGAGTGCGTGAAGAGCTTCGTCAAGCCAGCCTGTGTCATCGTCAAGCACGCCAACCCGTGCGGCGTGGCCGTTGTACCTGAAGACGAAGGCGGCATCCGCAAGGCCTACGACCTGGCCTACGCCACCGACACCGAGTCGGCCTTCGGCGGCATCATTGCCTTCAACCGCGAGCTGGACGGCGAAACCGCCAAGGCCATCGTCGAGCGCCAGTTCGTCGAAGTGATCATCGCCCCGAAAATTTCCCAGGCTGCCCGCGACGTAGTGGCTGCCAAGCAGAACGTACGCCTGCTGGAGTGCGGCGAGTGGCCAGCCGAGCGCGCAGCCGGTTGGGACTTCAAGCGCGTCAACGGCGGCCTGCTGGTGCAAAGCCGCGATATCGGCATGATCACCGCCGACGACCTGAAGATCGTCACCAAGCGTGCCCCGACCGAGCAAGAAGTCCACGACCTGGTGTTTGCCTGGAAAGTGGCCAAGTTCGTCAAGTCCAACGCCATTGTCTACGCCAAGCAGCGCCAGACCATCGGCGTGGGCGCCGGCCAGATGAGCCGCGTCAACTCCGCACGTATTGCTGCAATCAAGGCCGAGCATGCTGGCCTGCAGGTGCAGGGCGCAGTCATGGCATCGGATGCGTTCTTCCCGTTCCGTGATGGCATCGACAATGCGGCTAAAGTGGGTATCAGCGCCGTGATCCAGCCGGGTGGTTCGATGCGCGATGCCGAGGTAATTGCTGCCGCTGATGAAGCCGGCATTGCCATGGTGTTCACCGGTATGCGCCACTTCCGCCACTAA